The Raphanus sativus cultivar WK10039 unplaced genomic scaffold, ASM80110v3 Scaffold2648, whole genome shotgun sequence DNA segment TatttaaatgaattaaaaaaaaaagaaatgttttttttttgtagggtagagagacagagagaaccGGGGATAAAAAGGGAGCAAGGAAGGTGTGAGTCCGTAACTCGAAACATAAGATAAGAGACGCGCTTCCTAAACGGGGTTCTTGAGCTGACCGAAAGattcccctttttttttttatataatcgtAACGGCGAGTTGGTTGTTTGGTACAAGGGAGGGAGGCGATTAAACCGGGCTTAGCgggagaaagaaagaaagagattacagttacagagagagagagagatttggttGCGTTACGATTCAGATCTCGCGGGAGAGTAAGAAAGAGAAAAACGGAATCCAAGGCTCGTGACAATTAAATTCGCATTTAGGTCAAATATTATCTGGACTGCTTTCAAACTGatcggagagaagaagaagaagagtgaagTGATTGAAAGAGAAGCTTAAATTTGGATTTGGAGTTTTTTGCTGAGGCGGCGGGTTAAGTAAGCTAAGTGCTAATGACGACGACAGGTATGTTGTTGTTACTTccgatttttggttttttattttccGGCAAGTTTTTTAATGAGAAATTGGCGGTAAACACAGGAGAGCATATGTACGGAGAGCTGTGGAAGCTGTGCGCTGGACCTGTGGTGGATGTTCCTCAAGCTGAGGAAAGAGTGTTTTACTTTCCTCAAGGTCACATGGAACAAGTAAGCGCTGCTTCGGATTTGAGGAAGTTTGAATCtgataatatttgatttttaaattttttttgatttgtttgtttcagcTGGAAGCGTCAACGGAACAGGATTTGAATGCGGTGAAACCGACGAAACCGCTTTTCGATCTTCCTCCTAAGATCCTCTGCAGAGTTATGGACGTTCGTCTtcaggtttgttttttttccacGATTCTCTTTGGCGTCTGATTACACATCAGATTCAGTTGACCAAGTCGTAGAGTATAAATTGATTGGTTAGCCTTTTGTGTGGAATATATATGTTGGGGGCCTGCTGAGTTGACTTAGATGTCTTGGGGCTTTTTGAGTTGTCTTAGATCATCCATTTGTCACTTGTTGTTGACTTAGATCATCCATCGGATCTTGTTTGAGTTAAAATGGAAGTTTTGACTCCTAATCacttgttcttgttgttgttagGCGGAGAAAGATACGGATGAGGTATATGCCCAGATCATGTTGATGCCTGAAGAAACAGTGAGTCactcattttcttttaatttgtttcaCCTCCTTCTCTCTCAAACCCAGGAGTGCTAATTTATAAACTGCATCAGGTTGATGAACCTATGAGTCCTGATCTTCCTCCTCCTGAGTCCCATAGGCCAAAGGTTCACTCTTTCAGCAAGGTTTTGACTGCCTCCGATACAAGCACCCATGGTGGCTTCTCTGTCCTTAGGAAACATGCTACCGAGTGCCTTCCCCCGCTGGTAATTACGACACAACTCTTTCTGATTTGTTCCGGGCTTCGCATTGGATTTAGATTTCAGCATTCCAACGTCGATCTCATTTTGTTGTCTTCCTTTAGGATATGACTCAGCAAACTCCGACTCAGGAGTTAGTAGCCGAAGATGTGCACGGCTATCAGTGGAAATTCAAGCATATTTTTAGAGGTGATGAATTAATTACTATTGACAAAAGTTAAAATGTGAGGAACAAGGTTTTGTGATTACTGATCTTGTTTTTACTTGAAACCTATTATTGTACAGGTCAACCACGGAGGCATCTTTTGACCACAGGGTGGAGCACCTTTGTTACAGCAAAGAGATTGGTAGCTGGGGACACCTTTGTGTTCCTGAGGTATAACTTCACTCTGCTATgttgcttttttcttttcttttgatttttccaCATGTGGATTTTGAAtctttaaaactatattgtattGTCCAGAGGGGAGAATGGAGAGTTGCGGGTTGGAGTCAGACGTGCTAATCGTCAACAGATCAATATGCCTTCATCCGTCATATCAAGTCACAGCATGCATCTGGGAGTGCTTGCTACTGCATGTCATGCTACTCAAACCAAATCAATGTTCACCGTTTACTATAAACCAAGGTATACAATTATTCACTCTACGTTGAACATGTTGAGTCAGTTTCTTCGAGACTCTTGCCTTATTGATTTAGTCTTGGTTCTGAGCAGGACAAGCCAATTCATCATAAGCTTGAACAAATATCTGGAATCCATGAACAATAAGTTCTCTGTAGGGATGAGATTTAAGATGAGGTTTGAGGGAGAGGATTCCCCTGAAAGAAGGTagtctaaattttttttctttctttgtttgttttgtgcCCTGCAAGTTCTGTGTCCCCAAAGCTGTTCTCTAAACACTTATCTTTCTTTACGAAGATATTCTGGCACGGTTGTTGGTGTTAAAGACTGCTCCACTCACTGGAAAGACTCAAATTGGCGACGCCTAGAAGTAAAACTCTTACCCCTTGTATACATGCTTCTTTAAATGTTTCTAaagcgaaaaaaaaaaaaaaactcaaccaGTCTGCTACATTTTTGTGTAGGTTCACTGGGATGAGCCTGCATCGATTTCAAGACCCGATAAGGTTTCACCATGGGAGATCGAGCCGTTTGTATCTTCAGAAAATGTTTCCCAATCAGTTATGCCAAAGAACAAAAGGCCCCGTCACTTTAGTGAAGTATCTGCACTTGGTAAGGCACAATCTAATCGTCAGTTTCTCTGAAACTTCCTATAGCTACATATCTCACTCACACATCATGTCTTTAGATGTAGGCAAGACAGCTTCAAACCTTTGGAGCTCTGCATTGGCGCAATCCCATGAATTGGCACAATCTTGCATCACCTCACAAAGGAATCCTCCTCAGCAATGTTATCGTGATGCAACTGAGGATGCTAAGAAATCTGATTGGCCAATTAGCCCTTACTCTGCGTCCAATTTGTCGAGAAATACAACGCTGAACGACCAAATGATTTTCCCAGTTGAGCAGAAGAAACCCGAGACTACCACCGCTAGTTATAGATTATTTGGAGTCGATCTGCTGAGTTCCTCTGTACCAGCTCCCGAGGAGAAAGCTGCACTCATGCAACCAATAAACATAACCAAACCAGCTCCAGACAGCAACTCAGACCCAAAATCAGAGGTTTCAAAGCTATCAGAGGAGAAAAAGCAGGAACCTGCTCAGGCATCATCGAAAGAGGTAC contains these protein-coding regions:
- the LOC130505867 gene encoding auxin response factor 9-like gives rise to the protein MTTTGEHMYGELWKLCAGPVVDVPQAEERVFYFPQGHMEQLEASTEQDLNAVKPTKPLFDLPPKILCRVMDVRLQAEKDTDEVYAQIMLMPEETVDEPMSPDLPPPESHRPKVHSFSKVLTASDTSTHGGFSVLRKHATECLPPLDMTQQTPTQELVAEDVHGYQWKFKHIFRGQPRRHLLTTGWSTFVTAKRLVAGDTFVFLRGENGELRVGVRRANRQQINMPSSVISSHSMHLGVLATACHATQTKSMFTVYYKPRTSQFIISLNKYLESMNNKFSVGMRFKMRFEGEDSPERRYSGTVVGVKDCSTHWKDSNWRRLEVHWDEPASISRPDKVSPWEIEPFVSSENVSQSVMPKNKRPRHFSEVSALDVGKTASNLWSSALAQSHELAQSCITSQRNPPQQCYRDATEDAKKSDWPISPYSASNLSRNTTLNDQMIFPVEQKKPETTTASYRLFGVDLLSSSVPAPEEKAALMQPINITKPAPDSNSDPKSEVSKLSEEKKQEPAQASSKEVQSKENSSTRSRTKVQMQGVPVGRAVDLTVLNGYSELIDDLEKLFDIEGELKSRNQWEIVFTDDEGDMMLVGDDPWPEFCNMVKRIFIWSKEEVKKMTPGNQLRKLLTEVDTALTTTISKTENLSN